The genomic interval TGTAAGTGCTTTAGGTGTTGTGACTCCTTTCTTAATTGTTGTTGTAACAATTATTGCTATATATTTCTTCTTTAAAGGTCATGTTTCGGTTGGTGAAATCGATAAGTATATTGAACCTTCTAAACAACCATTCAAATTAAGTTTCTTACCAGAAAATTCATTGTGGTGGTTCTCGGGATTAAACTACGGAGGACTCGCATTTGCAACGGGTTATAGTATGATGGCAGCCATTGGTAGTGATGCATCGAAGAAACGTATTGCAGGTCGTGGTGCATTTATTGGAGGTATTACATTACTAGTACTATTACTAATGGTTAACTCGGGCCTTCTAAGTGAATTAGAAATGATTCAGGATTCAGCGATTCCTACACTAGTATTAGGACGTATGATTCATCCAGTTCTCGGTTTAGCATTAAGTATTATCATGTTAATGGTAATGTATAACACAATTGTAGGACTTATGTATTCATTCGTAGCAAGATTAACGACGCCTTATTCGAAACAATATGTTATTTTACTCGTCGTTTCAATGACAATTGGTTATGCATTAAGTTTCGTAGGTTTCGTAGAACTAGTTGGAACAGTTTATCCGATTATGGGGTATGTCGGTTTACTACTATGCTTCGGCTTACTATTTAAATATATTAAACGTAAAAAGGCAGGGAAAGACCATATTGCATAAGCAATAGGTCTCCTGGCTTTTCTTTATATCACACATTAACATGTATAATGTGTATGAAGTGAAAGGATTTTGCAGATGAAAAAGAGGTACTTACTATTCGTTATTTTATTATCATTAATTGTCATGTTTATTGCACGCGTTATGGGATGGTACCCTAAAGAAAATGCAGCATTAAGTGAAGGGACTGTCTTTGATGAATTTGGTGTAGCAAGGAATGTTAAACTAATATCAGATGTGAAGTACGGAAATGATGCACCGAACTCAGAACTTGATATTATTATGCCGAAAAACATTAAAGAAGGAGATAAGCTACCCCTTATATTATGGACACACGGTGGTGGATTTATCGCAGGAGATAAAAACCATAAAAATCCTTACTTAGCACAAATTGCTGAACGAGGGTTTATTATTGCGAACATTAACTATGCACTCGCTCCGGCACATCAATATCCTGTCCCGCTCATTCAGGAAAAACAGGCCGCAATGTTTATGAAGCAGAATAAATTTAATTTACCGATTGATTTTAGTCAGATTATTATTGGTGGTGACTCTGCAGGTGCTCAAATTGCATCTCAATTTGCAGCGC from Macrococcus armenti carries:
- a CDS encoding alpha/beta hydrolase, which produces MKKRYLLFVILLSLIVMFIARVMGWYPKENAALSEGTVFDEFGVARNVKLISDVKYGNDAPNSELDIIMPKNIKEGDKLPLILWTHGGGFIAGDKNHKNPYLAQIAERGFIIANINYALAPAHQYPVPLIQEKQAAMFMKQNKFNLPIDFSQIIIGGDSAGAQIASQFAALQTNKALRDDMQESAVFSKTSIKGVILFGGLYDMHTVRDTKFPRIEEYMESYTGEKHWEQDFKQINQMTVTKQVTRNYPPVFLTVGDADPFESQSRALERVLKSNNVPVETSYFDGTHKLKHQYQFHMKLKESKVTYEKLMQFLSEYTNQSLYNTLEEEPLVTKPK